Within the Opitutaceae bacterium TAV5 genome, the region CCGCCTCTCCGCGGTCAACTCCATCAACCTCGCCCGCGTCCTCGCCCAGTGCGTCTATTATCTGTACGCGTGGCTGCGCCTTCCGGAAAACGTCCGCAGCGCCGCCGATTTTGTCGTGCCGACCGGCAATTTCGGCAACGTCCTCGCCGGCTGGATGCTGCAAAAGACGGGTGTGCCCCTGCGCGGCTTCCGCGTCGCCACCAACCAGAACGACATCCTTTACCGCCTTTTCACGACCGGCGACTACCGCGTCACCGAAGTCCACCCGTCGCTGGCGCCGTCGATGGACATCCAGGTTTCCAGCAATTTCGAGCGTTTCCTCTACTACAGCGTCGGCTGCGACGCCGCCAAAGTGCGCGAAATCATGGATACCTTCAGGAAGACGGGTGCTTGGACGTTTGAAAATTTCAACCGCGACACCTTCACCGCCTCGCGCTGCACCGACGCCGAAATCCCCGGGATTATCAGGGATGTGTATCAACGCTACCGTTACATCGTCGATCCGCACACGGCCTGCACCTTCAAGGATCTCGCCACCGATCGCCCGAGCGTGATCCTGGCGACGGCGAGCCCGGCCAAATTCCCCGAGACGATCGTCGCCGCCATCGGTGTGGAACCGACCGACCCGAGCCTCGAGGCATTGAAAGCGAAGCCGCTGGTGAAGCACAAACTCCCCGCCAGCGCCGCCGCCATCCGTGCGTACGTGGACGGGCATGCGGTGGATTCGCGGTAAACGGGAGAGACCGTTCGGCGGCAGGGGAGGGAGGGGACGTTGCGTTTCCGCCTTGTCTGATGCTTGCTGCCGGGGGCTGGCTCATTTCAGCGCCGCCGGGCCAGTTCACAGGCATATTTTTGTCCGAGCGTGGCCCCGTGAGTCGCCAGCCAGTCGGTCAGGCGGGTTGTGCCCGTGGCAGGTGTATCGGTGGCCAGCAGTCCTGCCATGAGTCCGCTGATCTCCTCGCGTGTAATCAGCACGTCGTTGAGAAACAGGCTGCAGAGCCTGCCAACCGTCAGACCGATTTCCGGGTGAAGCGATATCAGCGGACGGTCTCGCCCGATCGCCTTGCCTATGGTGCGAACCAGTTCGCGAAATGTGAATGTCTCCGGTCCGGTGGCATTGATACAGGTATTCCCGCTGCCCTCGCGACCCATGGCCTGCCCGACGGCCAGAACCGCGAGATCATCCACGTGGATCGGCTGGAGTTTATAGTTGCCGTCTCCAAAAATGCCGAACACGGGAAACCGCCTCAGCATCCATGCGATGTTGTTGAGCAGAATGGCCGTGCCGCCGAACAACACGGTGGGACGCAGAATGGCGTGCGGAATCCCGCTTTCGACCAGCGCTTCCTCCAGTTGCGCCTTGCCACGGAAATAGGGGAGGGGGGAAGAAATGTCCGGATTGGTGATGCTCACATGCACGATTCGTTTTACGCCGGCTCGCCGGGCTGCCTCGAAAAGAATGCGGGTATTCTGCACAGCCCCTTCATGCGTGAAACGAGCATGATCGAAACGCACCCAATAGGTATTGTAGAGCACCTCGACGCCTTCGAGATGGCGCGCGAGCGTATCCGGCCGGTCAAAACAGAGTGGATACGCTGCCACGCGTCCTTCGAAAGGATCTTCAGCCGCACGGGTATTGGTCAGTGTGCGGACCGGAATATCCATAGCGAGCAGCCGGGCCGCAATATGCCGACCGGTGAGGCCGAATGCCCCGGTAATCATGTGGACTTGTTTCATTTTATTTCAGGAAAAATTGAAAATTAAGCTTGAGTATCCCGAAGAAAGCCGGGTTGAAGGGCGGAATTATTTGAGGAATTTCAGGAGCATGGGGAGGATCGTGCTTTGTTCGCTTCGTCCGATGCGGTCGAGAGCGCTGCTGATGATGGAGACAAAGTCGAGGAGTTCGCTCACGGTCTTGTTGAATGCGACTGCATCTGCACTTTTGAGCGAGTCGGTCTGTTCGCGGCAGGATTCCAGAGCCTTGATGACGGGTTCGATCTCCCGCCGCTTACGCTCGCGCGCAATGGCGCAAAACATTCTCCAGACGTCGCGTTCGGATTCGAAGTGCTCCTTGCGTTCTCCTTTCATGATGACGGAGCGGGCGACGCCCCAGTTGACGAGTTCGCGAAGGCTGGTGTTGGCGCTTCCCCGACTGATGGAGAGCTCCTTCATGATTTCGTCAGTGTGAAGCGGACGGTCGGAGATCATCAGGAGCGCGTGGACCTGTGCCATCGTCCGGTTGATTCCCCACACACTGCCCATCGTACCCCATTGTGCGACAAATTCCTCCCGTGCGGCGGCCAGTTGATTACTCATATTTTCAGGAAATACTGAAAAATAAGAAAAAGCAAGTATCCGGATCAGGCTGGCCGTGTGTTGTCCGATTACCTGCCTTTCAGCAGTCGCAGCGAATTGGCCACGACCAGCAGCGTGGCGCCGGTGTCGGCGAGGATGGCGAGCCACAGGCTGGCGATGCCGAAAAGCGTCATCCCCAGGAACAGCGCCTTCAGGCCGAGGGCGAAGGCGATGTTGAAGCGGATCACGTCGAGCGTCCGCCGGCCGGTCCGCACGGCGTCGGCAATCTTGCCGAGGTCGTCCTGCATCAGGGCGATGTCGGCCGTCTCGATGGCGGCGTCGGTGCCGGCCGCGCCCATCGCGATGCTTACGCTGGCCGCCGCCATCGCAGGGGCGTCGTTGATGCCGTCGCCGACCATGCCGACGATGCCGTGCCGCTCCCGCAGTTCCGTGATGCCCGCCACTTTGTCCCCGGGCAGCAGGCCGCCGCGGGCTTCGTCGATGCCCGCCTCGCAGGCAATGGCATCGACGGTCGTCTGGTTGTCACCGCTCAGCATCACGAGATGGCTCACTCCGGCGGCGTGCAGCGCGGCGACAGCCGGCTTCGCTTCCGGCCGCAGCGCGTCGCCGAGCGCGAGCACGCCGAGCACGCGGCCGGCGCTGCCATTGTCGGGACGTTCGCCGACGACGACCACGGACTGGCCGCGTTTTTCGATCTCTTCGAGACGCGCCTCCAGTTCCGGCGTGCAGACGCCGAGTTCGTGGGCGAAGCGGTGATTGCCGACAAAGGCGGCGCGGCCCGCCACGGTGGCTTCGGCTCCGCGTCCTGTACGTGCCCGGTAGGCTTCCGCCGGCGGCCAGGTGACGCCGTCGGCGCGGGCGCGTGCCACGACGGCCTGGGCCAGCGGATGGGTGGAGTGCTCGTCGATGGCGGCGGCGAGGCGCAACACATCGGCGGGCTCCGCGCCGGGCAGGGCAACCATGTCGAGCACGCGCGGTTTGCCTTCGGTGAGCGTGCCGGTCTTGTCGAGCGCGAGCGCCCGCAGGCGGCCGATGGTTTCGAGGTGCGCGCCGCCCTTGACGAGCACGCCGCGGCGGGCGAGGGAGGTGAGGCCGGCGACGATGCCGACCGGCGTCGAGATGACCAGCGCGCACGGGCAGGCAATCAGCAACAGCACGCAGGCGCGATAGAGCCAGACGCTCCAGGCTCCTCCGACAGCCAGCGGCGGCACGAGAAAGACCAGCAGCGCGAGGACCGTCACCCACGGCGTGTAATAACGGGCGAATACATCGACGAAGCGCTGCGTGGGGGCGCGCTGCGCCTGCGCCTCCGATACGAGCCGGATGATTTTGGCGAGGGTGGTGTCGCCGGCGGCTTTGGTTACCCGCAGCTCCAGCGAGCCTTCGCTGTTGATGGTGCCGGCAAACACCGTGTCGCCGGGCTGCTTGTCGACGGGGACGGATTCG harbors:
- a CDS encoding epimerase, with the translated sequence MKQVHMITGAFGLTGRHIAARLLAMDIPVRTLTNTRAAEDPFEGRVAAYPLCFDRPDTLARHLEGVEVLYNTYWVRFDHARFTHEGAVQNTRILFEAARRAGVKRIVHVSITNPDISSPLPYFRGKAQLEEALVESGIPHAILRPTVLFGGTAILLNNIAWMLRRFPVFGIFGDGNYKLQPIHVDDLAVLAVGQAMGREGSGNTCINATGPETFTFRELVRTIGKAIGRDRPLISLHPEIGLTVGRLCSLFLNDVLITREEISGLMAGLLATDTPATGTTRLTDWLATHGATLGQKYACELARRR
- a CDS encoding threonine synthase (catalyzes the formation of L-threonine from O-phospho-L-homoserine), encoding MKFISTRGQTPPHTFSDAVATGLAPDGGLFLPESLPTFTAADLARFAPLSYPELCYEFLKHFATDIPADTLRALIAKSYTRFNHPDIAPLVRLDDNTFVLELFHGPTLAFKDFALQLLGNLYEYQCATRGQTINVLGATSGDTGSAAIHGLLGKPGTAIFILYPDGRTSPLQERQMACTGADNVHALAISGTFDDAQAALKELFADQDFRTRHRLSAVNSINLARVLAQCVYYLYAWLRLPENVRSAADFVVPTGNFGNVLAGWMLQKTGVPLRGFRVATNQNDILYRLFTTGDYRVTEVHPSLAPSMDIQVSSNFERFLYYSVGCDAAKVREIMDTFRKTGAWTFENFNRDTFTASRCTDAEIPGIIRDVYQRYRYIVDPHTACTFKDLATDRPSVILATASPAKFPETIVAAIGVEPTDPSLEALKAKPLVKHKLPASAAAIRAYVDGHAVDSR
- a CDS encoding transcriptional regulator; translation: MSNQLAAAREEFVAQWGTMGSVWGINRTMAQVHALLMISDRPLHTDEIMKELSISRGSANTSLRELVNWGVARSVIMKGERKEHFESERDVWRMFCAIARERKRREIEPVIKALESCREQTDSLKSADAVAFNKTVSELLDFVSIISSALDRIGRSEQSTILPMLLKFLK
- a CDS encoding ATPase P, whose protein sequence is MADNPDGETHLHPQGRCQCAGHPHKAKHAGDSSASPPSGHDHPHDHAHGECCDHHHEHGHGPDHKGCNHGHTHDGGCDHEAGGSWRAPGLVVSGICVAVALVLEWGHIGPAGAVTAAGAAGIVTGGWFLLPGAWQALRRLRPTIPLLVVLATIGAAVIGQWSEAATVVFLFGVAEWLEGWADRRSQRAVRALLEIVPDTARIRTRGGGIEERAVADVPVDSTVLVRSGERIPLDGVVTTGRSSVNQAPVTGESVPVDKQPGDTVFAGTINSEGSLELRVTKAAGDTTLAKIIRLVSEAQAQRAPTQRFVDVFARYYTPWVTVLALLVFLVPPLAVGGAWSVWLYRACVLLLIACPCALVISTPVGIVAGLTSLARRGVLVKGGAHLETIGRLRALALDKTGTLTEGKPRVLDMVALPGAEPADVLRLAAAIDEHSTHPLAQAVVARARADGVTWPPAEAYRARTGRGAEATVAGRAAFVGNHRFAHELGVCTPELEARLEEIEKRGQSVVVVGERPDNGSAGRVLGVLALGDALRPEAKPAVAALHAAGVSHLVMLSGDNQTTVDAIACEAGIDEARGGLLPGDKVAGITELRERHGIVGMVGDGINDAPAMAAASVSIAMGAAGTDAAIETADIALMQDDLGKIADAVRTGRRTLDVIRFNIAFALGLKALFLGMTLFGIASLWLAILADTGATLLVVANSLRLLKGR